In the Alligator mississippiensis isolate rAllMis1 chromosome 7, rAllMis1, whole genome shotgun sequence genome, one interval contains:
- the MFF gene encoding mitochondrial fission factor isoform X13 yields the protein MALRAPRTDRGLGRPRQRPPDKAAAALGRAKEGAVPRQGALPRLGSARSQDGGCVARSRVEAPPGRASALLRSRDAPFRPSGGYGGAAGTSGALVRPVGGLLAAPVSARGRVPQRLRGLGRGSSWGLRPPSPGLWLLVFFVRMSGPTFPSPAAEMAEINRLQYEMEYTEGISQRMRVPEKLKVAPPTASLEQSIQEGLPNASVTMQVPERIVVAGNSEDIPFSRPPDLDLLQSTPFKPLALKTPPRVISLSERPLDFLDLEKPPPQTPQNEEVRSVGRLKRERSMSENAARQNGQLVRNDSMWHRSDTVPRNKMPRFQSPLSTKDYTCVQILIANLGQNKNRFFLDAEYNAF from the exons ATGGCGCTTCGCGCGCCGCGCACTGatcgggggctggggcggccgagGCAGCGGCCACCTGACAAAGCCGCGGCGGCGCTGGGCCGAGCTAAGGAGGGGGCGGTCCCGCGCCAGGGGGCGCTTCCCCGGCTTGGCAGTGCCCGCAGTCAAGATGGAGGCTGCGTGGCCCGCTCGCGCGTGGAAGCGCCGCCAGGACGTGCTTCCGCCCTTCTCCGGTCACGTGATGCGCCGTTCCGGCCCAGCGGCGGTTACGGCGGCGCGGCGGGGACAAGCGGGGCTTTAGTGCGGCCGGTGGGGGGGTTGTTGGCTGCGCCCGTTTCGGCGCGCGGGAGGGTGCCGCAGCGGCTgcgggggctgggccggggcagcTCGTGGGGCCTGCGCCCGCCTTCCCCCGGCCTCTGG cttttggttttctttgtcaGAATGAGTGGGCCCACAttcccttctccagctgctgAGATGGCAGAAATTAATCGACTTCAGTATGAAATGGAATACACTGAAGGCATCAGCCAACGCATGAGGGTCCCAGAAAAGCTAAAGGTAGCTCCACCAACTGCTAGTCTGGAACAGAGCATCCAAGAAGGACTTCCAAATGCAAGTGTTACAATGCAGGTCCCAGAGAGGATTGTAGTGGCAG GTAATAGTGAAGACATTCCATTTTCCAGACCACCAGATCTTGACCTTCTGCAGTCCACCCCATTCAAACCTTTGGCATTGAAAACTCCTCCTCGGGTTATTTCACTTAGTGAGCGACCACTAGATTTCCTGGACctagaaaaaccaccaccacagaCACCTCAAAATGAAGAG GTTCGTTCAGTGGGAAGACTGAAGAGAGAACGTTCCATGAGTGAAAACGCTGCTCGTCAAAATGGCCAGTTGGTCAGAAATGATTCCAT GTGGCACAGATCAGATACTGTCCCAAGAAATAAAATGCCACGGTTCCAGTCACCCCTCTCCACTAAGGACTACAC CTGTGTGCAGATTTTAATTGCCAACCTTGGTCAGAACAAAAACAGGTTTTTCCTTGATGCTGAATACAATGCATTttag
- the MFF gene encoding mitochondrial fission factor isoform X12, protein MALRAPRTDRGLGRPRQRPPDKAAAALGRAKEGAVPRQGALPRLGSARSQDGGCVARSRVEAPPGRASALLRSRDAPFRPSGGYGGAAGTSGALVRPVGGLLAAPVSARGRVPQRLRGLGRGSSWGLRPPSPGLWLLVFFVRMSGPTFPSPAAEMAEINRLQYEMEYTEGISQRMRVPEKLKVAPPTASLEQSIQEGLPNASVTMQVPERIVVAGNSEDIPFSRPPDLDLLQSTPFKPLALKTPPRVISLSERPLDFLDLEKPPPQTPQNEEVRSVGRLKRERSMSENAARQNGQLVRNDSMWHRSDTVPRNKMPRFQSPLSTKDYTYNSFFTSNFSCVQILIANLGQNKNRFFLDAEYNAF, encoded by the exons ATGGCGCTTCGCGCGCCGCGCACTGatcgggggctggggcggccgagGCAGCGGCCACCTGACAAAGCCGCGGCGGCGCTGGGCCGAGCTAAGGAGGGGGCGGTCCCGCGCCAGGGGGCGCTTCCCCGGCTTGGCAGTGCCCGCAGTCAAGATGGAGGCTGCGTGGCCCGCTCGCGCGTGGAAGCGCCGCCAGGACGTGCTTCCGCCCTTCTCCGGTCACGTGATGCGCCGTTCCGGCCCAGCGGCGGTTACGGCGGCGCGGCGGGGACAAGCGGGGCTTTAGTGCGGCCGGTGGGGGGGTTGTTGGCTGCGCCCGTTTCGGCGCGCGGGAGGGTGCCGCAGCGGCTgcgggggctgggccggggcagcTCGTGGGGCCTGCGCCCGCCTTCCCCCGGCCTCTGG cttttggttttctttgtcaGAATGAGTGGGCCCACAttcccttctccagctgctgAGATGGCAGAAATTAATCGACTTCAGTATGAAATGGAATACACTGAAGGCATCAGCCAACGCATGAGGGTCCCAGAAAAGCTAAAGGTAGCTCCACCAACTGCTAGTCTGGAACAGAGCATCCAAGAAGGACTTCCAAATGCAAGTGTTACAATGCAGGTCCCAGAGAGGATTGTAGTGGCAG GTAATAGTGAAGACATTCCATTTTCCAGACCACCAGATCTTGACCTTCTGCAGTCCACCCCATTCAAACCTTTGGCATTGAAAACTCCTCCTCGGGTTATTTCACTTAGTGAGCGACCACTAGATTTCCTGGACctagaaaaaccaccaccacagaCACCTCAAAATGAAGAG GTTCGTTCAGTGGGAAGACTGAAGAGAGAACGTTCCATGAGTGAAAACGCTGCTCGTCAAAATGGCCAGTTGGTCAGAAATGATTCCAT GTGGCACAGATCAGATACTGTCCCAAGAAATAAAATGCCACGGTTCCAGTCACCCCTCTCCACTAAGGACTACAC gtACAACTCCTTTTTTACCTCTAATTTCAGCTGTGTGCAGATTTTAATTGCCAACCTTGGTCAGAACAAAAACAGGTTTTTCCTTGATGCTGAATACAATGCATTttag